In Topomyia yanbarensis strain Yona2022 chromosome 2, ASM3024719v1, whole genome shotgun sequence, one DNA window encodes the following:
- the LOC131679877 gene encoding cardiomyopathy-associated protein 5-like, producing the protein MGWFSVLERFTNTILPYEAKVPTLATHSFEAEGSFIDSVVIRYLNFTERIINLKAEIVFTILVILSMAVAITLGAAIDKPMKEVDIKMDGSDSKLHEKRGLSDYKYAFGHQSEMLSGFKPSYGYFSGDNLEDQRHFEHELYQTHDTHDWKKGKTTYITKNVPVPYKVEVEKHTIIEKKVPVHVDRPVPYRVEVERKVPVYYETRVPVHVDRPVPYEVKVPYPVEVEKKVPVYVEKKVHIDRPVPYRVEVEKKVPVVVEKKVPVQVERFVAVPVEVKVPVVHKVQVEIPKPYTVRVPKPYPVYIEKEVIKHVDRPVTVEVEKRVPVPVVHKVEVPKPYAVYIHRPVLAEKQHQQHYNQHEQEHDDEPVALKLTGYISEPINQEHHDGEYHSHQHQQQQHHAHHDAEHLVQHKDEHDANEEYHTQHEQREHELHEQLHEVDQHEQQHQHQQHHQYQNEAEQQQQQHQHQSEDHHEQHHHIPMHHKRESKQ; encoded by the exons atatttgaattttactgaacgtaTTATTAATCTTAAAGCTGAAATTGTTTTTAcc ATATTAGTTATTTTATCAATGGCTGTGGCCATTACGCTTGGTGCGGCCATCGACAAACCGATGAAAGAAGTGGACATCAAGATGGACGGTAGCGATTCTAAACTACACGAAAAACGAGGACTTAGTGACTACAAATATGCGTTCGGACACCAATCGGAAATGCTGAGCGGATTCAAGCCTTCTTATGGTTACTTTTCCGGTGATAATCTGGAAGATCAGAGACATTTCGAACATGAACTTTATCAGACTCACGATACTCACGACTGGAAGAAaggtaagactacctatatCACTAAAAATGTTCCAGTACCCTACAAAGTTGAGGTAGAGAAGCATACCATTATCGAAAAGAAGGTTCCAGTTCATGTGGATCGTCCAGTTCCATACCGAGTCGAGGTTGAGCGCAAGGTTCCAGTCTACTACGAAACGAGAGTTCCTGTTCATGTAGATCGTCCAGTCCCGTACGAGGTTAAGGTGCCATACCCAGTAGAGGTTGAAAAGAAGGTTCCAGTGTACGTTGAGAAAAAAGTCCACATTGATCGTCCAGTCCCATACCGCGTCGAAGTGGAAAAGAAAGTTCCAGTCGTCGTGGAAAAGAAAGTGCCAGTCCAAGTTGAACGCTTTGTAGCCGTTCCAGTGGAAGTTAAAGTGCCAGTAGTCCACAAGGTTCAAGTCGAAATTCCTAAGCCATACACCGTTCGGGTCCCGAAGCCATATCCGGTGTACATCGAGAAAGAAGTCATCAAGCACGTTGACCGTCCAGTAACGGTAGAAGTTGAGAAACGGGTTCCAGTTCCTGTCGTCCATAAGGTTGAGGTTCCAAAACCGTACGCTGTATACATTCACAGGCCGGTTCTagctgagaagcaacatcaacaGCATTATAACCAACATGAACAAGAACATGATGATGAACCTGTTGCTCTCAAGTTGACCGGATACATTTCGGAACCAATCAATCAGGAACATCATGATGGAGAGTACCATTCTCACCAgcaccaacaacaacaacatcacGCTCATCATGATGCTGAACACCTGGTTCAGCACAAGGATGAGCACGATGCTAACGAAGAATACCACACGCAACATGAACAGCGTGAACACGAACTACATGAGCAGCTGCATGAGGTAGATCAACATGAGCAGCAGCACCAGCACCAGCAACATCATCAGTATCAAAATGAAGCtgaacaacagcagcagcagcatcagcaCCAGAGTGAAGATCATCATGAACAACATCATCACATTCCGATGCATCATAAGCGCGAATCCAAGCAGTAA
- the LOC131678475 gene encoding uncharacterized protein LOC131678475, whose product MKVFIIITVLISIAVDVHSQEKTVAKRGLWELVSYDDDYNSDWERSDDSHHHQLATKVGKVVPVIIEKKVPVYVEKKIHVPVDRLVPVPYKVPVEVPVIQKEYVAVPKPYPVYVKKKVYVEKPVPVTVHIKHRKH is encoded by the exons ATGAAG GTTTTCATCATTATAACTGTGCTAATTTCCATCGCGGTTGACGTCCATAGTCAGGAAAAAACTGTTGCAAAACGCGGACTCTGGGAACTGGTATCTTACGATGATGATTATAATTCTGACTGGGAACGATCCGACGACAGTCACCATCACCAACTAGCGACAAAGGTGGGAAAGGTTGTGCCTGTGATTATCGAAAAGAAGGTTCCAGTATACGTGGAGAAAAAGATTCATGTTCCAGTTGATCGACTAGTTCCAGTTCCGTACAAAGTCCCAGTTGAGGTTCCTGTGATACAGAAGGAGTACGTTGCAGTTCCAAAACCATACCCAGTCTACGTGAAGAAGAAGGTTTATGTCGAAAAACCAGTCCCAGTGACGGTTCATATCAAGCATCGGAAGCATTAG